The following proteins are encoded in a genomic region of Candidatus Methylospira mobilis:
- the metH gene encoding methionine synthase, whose protein sequence is MTKTSSRSHLLRDALRQRILFLDGAMGTMIQTYKLEEKDYRGERFADWPHDLKGNNDLLSLTRPEIIGAIHRAYLEAGSDILETNTFNATRVAMADYGMEALAYEINVASARLARQAADEIEAKTPHKPRFVAGVLGPTNRTASISPDVNDPAYRNVLFSGLVDAYYESARGLVDGGADILLIETIFDTLNAKAAIFAVEQFFEDLGYTMPVMISGTITDASGRTLSGQTTEAFWNSLRHVRPVSFGLNCALGAKQLRQYVEELSRIADTGVSAHPNAGLPNEFGQYDESPAAMAKEIADWAEHGFLNIIGGCCGTTPAHIKAIHDAVEHYPPRVIPLIAPQCRLAGLEPFNIGAESLFVNIGERTNVTGSALFRRLIREQQYEQALAVARQQVENGAQVIDINMDEGMLDSRAAMVRFLNLIASEPDIARVPVMLDSSKWEILEAGLQCIQGKGIVNSISMKEGEESFLRHARLLRRYGAAVIVMAFDEQGQADTEARKIAICHRAYALLTGIGFPAEDIIFDPNIFAVATGIEEHNNYGLDFINATRRIKQSLPGARVSGGVSNVSFSFRGNDTVREAIHAVFLYHAIAAGMDMGIVNAGQLGIYDEIPVELRDAVEDVVLNRRADATERLLNIAERYRGDGAQAEKKEDLAWRAWSVAKRLEHALVKGIDEYIEQDTEEARTQVERPLHVIEGPLMDGMNVVGDLFGAGRMFLPQVVKSARVMKKSVAYLMPFMDAEKLAGGNQGNSSNGKVVLATVKGDVHDIGKNIVGVVLQCNGFEVIDLGVMVAAEKILQTAREVQADLIGLSGLITPSLDEMVHVAREMERQGFKVPLLIGGATTSRAHTAVKIDPNYSGPTVYVTDASRAVGVAGSLLSEELSDDYVASIRKEYEEVRQRHAGRKQQAPMHALEAARSLAFHSDWEDYTPPKPVFLGTRVFTGYSLAEIAEYIDWSPFFHAWELAGSYPKILNDAVVGEQARTLFNDAQAMLKLIVEQNWLEARAVIGFFAAATQGDDIVLYSDESRSKVLTSLHNLRQQHVKPPGQPNYCLSDFIAPLGQGIPDYLGAFAVTTGHGIESRLDAFAASHDDYSSILLKALADRLAEAFAELLHARVRREFWGYAPEEQLGNKALINEEYRGIRPAPGYPACPEHSEKASLFSLLDVEAAAGISLTENYAMYPASSVSGWYFSHPSAHYFNVGKLGRDQVADYAERKAWSKQDAERWLAPNLAYEPE, encoded by the coding sequence ATGACTAAAACATCATCACGATCACACTTGCTGCGCGATGCTCTACGGCAACGCATACTCTTTCTGGACGGCGCGATGGGCACCATGATCCAGACCTACAAGCTGGAAGAAAAGGACTATCGCGGCGAGCGTTTTGCCGACTGGCCGCACGATCTGAAAGGCAACAACGATCTGTTGTCGTTGACGCGTCCGGAAATCATAGGCGCGATACATCGCGCCTATCTGGAAGCCGGCAGCGATATTCTCGAGACCAATACCTTCAACGCCACGCGGGTCGCGATGGCGGATTACGGCATGGAAGCGCTTGCCTATGAAATCAACGTCGCTTCGGCGCGTCTTGCGCGTCAGGCCGCCGACGAGATCGAAGCGAAAACGCCGCACAAGCCGCGTTTTGTTGCCGGAGTGCTCGGGCCGACCAATCGCACCGCCTCGATTTCGCCCGATGTCAACGATCCTGCTTATCGCAATGTGCTGTTTTCCGGTCTGGTGGATGCCTATTACGAATCGGCGCGCGGTCTGGTCGACGGTGGCGCAGATATCCTGTTGATCGAAACAATTTTCGATACCCTGAACGCCAAGGCGGCCATTTTTGCGGTCGAGCAGTTCTTCGAAGACCTGGGCTACACCATGCCGGTGATGATATCCGGCACCATTACCGATGCTTCCGGGCGCACTTTGTCGGGGCAGACCACGGAAGCCTTCTGGAACTCGCTGCGCCATGTGCGTCCGGTTTCATTCGGCCTGAACTGCGCCTTGGGCGCGAAGCAGTTGCGCCAGTATGTCGAGGAATTGTCGCGCATTGCCGATACCGGCGTGTCCGCGCATCCGAACGCCGGATTGCCCAACGAATTCGGTCAATATGACGAATCTCCGGCAGCGATGGCGAAGGAAATCGCCGATTGGGCCGAGCATGGCTTTCTGAACATCATCGGCGGTTGTTGCGGCACCACGCCAGCGCATATCAAGGCCATACATGACGCGGTGGAGCATTATCCGCCGCGCGTGATCCCGCTGATTGCGCCGCAATGCCGTCTGGCCGGTCTGGAGCCGTTCAACATCGGCGCGGAGTCGCTGTTTGTGAATATAGGCGAGCGCACCAACGTCACCGGTTCCGCGCTGTTCCGCCGCCTGATACGCGAGCAGCAGTACGAACAGGCGCTGGCGGTGGCGCGTCAACAGGTGGAGAACGGCGCGCAGGTCATCGACATCAACATGGATGAGGGTATGCTCGATTCCAGGGCCGCAATGGTACGATTTTTGAATCTGATCGCATCGGAGCCGGATATTGCGCGCGTGCCGGTCATGCTCGACTCGTCGAAGTGGGAAATACTCGAAGCCGGTTTGCAGTGCATACAAGGTAAGGGCATCGTCAATTCCATTTCGATGAAGGAGGGCGAAGAAAGTTTTCTGCGCCATGCGCGTCTGCTGCGCCGCTACGGCGCCGCTGTGATCGTAATGGCGTTCGACGAACAGGGACAGGCCGATACCGAAGCGCGCAAGATCGCCATCTGTCATCGCGCATATGCCCTGCTGACCGGTATCGGTTTTCCGGCGGAAGACATTATTTTCGATCCGAATATTTTCGCGGTCGCCACCGGCATAGAAGAGCACAATAACTACGGCCTGGATTTCATTAACGCCACGCGGCGGATCAAACAGTCGCTGCCGGGCGCGCGCGTGTCGGGCGGCGTTTCCAACGTGTCGTTTTCGTTTCGCGGCAACGATACAGTGCGCGAAGCCATACATGCGGTGTTTTTGTACCATGCCATTGCCGCCGGCATGGACATGGGCATCGTCAACGCAGGACAGCTCGGCATCTATGACGAAATTCCTGTGGAACTGCGCGATGCGGTCGAGGACGTGGTGCTGAATCGACGCGCCGACGCCACCGAGCGGCTGTTGAACATCGCCGAGCGTTATCGCGGCGACGGCGCTCAGGCGGAAAAGAAAGAGGATCTGGCCTGGCGGGCATGGTCGGTCGCGAAGCGTTTGGAACATGCGCTGGTAAAAGGCATAGACGAATACATTGAGCAGGATACCGAAGAGGCGCGCACCCAGGTTGAGCGTCCGCTGCATGTGATCGAAGGGCCGTTGATGGACGGCATGAACGTGGTCGGCGATCTGTTTGGCGCGGGCAGGATGTTTTTACCTCAGGTGGTCAAATCGGCGCGGGTGATGAAAAAATCGGTCGCTTATCTGATGCCGTTCATGGATGCGGAAAAACTGGCGGGCGGAAATCAAGGCAACTCCAGCAATGGTAAGGTGGTATTGGCCACCGTCAAGGGCGACGTGCACGACATAGGCAAGAATATCGTCGGCGTTGTGCTGCAATGCAACGGCTTCGAAGTAATCGATCTCGGCGTGATGGTGGCGGCGGAAAAAATTCTGCAGACTGCGCGCGAAGTTCAGGCCGATCTGATCGGCTTGAGCGGCCTGATCACGCCTTCGCTGGATGAAATGGTGCATGTCGCGCGCGAAATGGAACGCCAGGGTTTCAAGGTACCGCTGTTGATTGGCGGCGCAACTACTTCGCGTGCGCATACCGCTGTGAAGATCGACCCCAACTACTCGGGGCCGACGGTCTATGTCACCGATGCCTCTCGCGCCGTCGGGGTCGCCGGCAGTCTATTGAGCGAAGAGCTGAGCGACGACTATGTTGCATCGATCCGCAAGGAATACGAAGAGGTGCGTCAGCGTCACGCCGGACGCAAACAACAGGCGCCGATGCATGCGCTGGAAGCGGCGCGCAGCCTCGCGTTTCACAGTGATTGGGAGGATTACACGCCGCCGAAACCGGTTTTTCTCGGAACCCGGGTTTTTACCGGCTATTCGCTGGCTGAAATAGCGGAGTACATCGATTGGTCGCCGTTTTTCCATGCCTGGGAGCTGGCGGGCAGTTATCCGAAAATTCTGAACGACGCGGTCGTCGGCGAGCAGGCGCGCACGTTGTTTAACGACGCCCAGGCGATGCTGAAGCTGATCGTTGAACAGAACTGGCTGGAAGCGCGGGCGGTGATCGGCTTTTTCGCTGCTGCAACGCAAGGCGACGACATTGTGTTGTACAGCGACGAGTCGCGCTCTAAGGTACTGACCAGCCTGCATAATTTGCGACAACAGCATGTCAAGCCGCCGGGGCAGCCCAACTACTGCCTGTCGGATTTTATCGCGCCGTTGGGGCAGGGCATTCCCGATTATCTGGGCGCATTCGCAGTCACGACCGGTCACGGCATCGAAAGCAGGCTGGATGCATTTGCCGCCAGTCATGACGACTACAGCAGCATTCTGTTGAAAGCGCTGGCCGACCGTCTCGCCGAGGCGTTCGCGGAATTGCTGCACGCGCGCGTGCGCCGCGAATTCTGGGGCTATGCGCCGGAAGAGCAGCTTGGCAATAAAGCGTTGATAAACGAAGAGTATCGCGGGATTCGTCCGGCGCCCGGTTATCCGGCCTGTCCCGAGCATTCCGAGAAAGCGTCCCTGTTTTCACTGCTGGATGTGGAGGCCGCAGCCGGCATCAGCTTGACTGAAAATTACGCGATGTATCCGGCTTCTTCGGTAAGCGGCTGGTATTTTTCGCATCCGAGCGCACACTATTTCAATGTCGGCAAACTCGGGCGCGACCAGGTAGCCGATTATGCCGAGCGTAAAGCATGGTCGAAACAGGATGCGGAGCGCTGGCTTGCGCCCAATCTGGCGTATGAACCGGAATAG
- a CDS encoding autotransporter outer membrane beta-barrel domain-containing protein, whose translation MIALLCCGLSLSSSGNDGSVCGNQISSPFAGGCIAGGTLVFDRSNTVNGAVDIGSSGATVNSGAAGYVDTINGSGGLTFKGAGTTVLSGNSVSIGSLQVDSGSTLILEGSKMQMATAYANNAGILALGANTTLSIANGLANSGSLYGAGILNGNLNNSGTVSAGSSAIALSLGDIRTPAATSFVQSSAAVPIGSAATVSSTTTLNGNLAQTSNGTLAFGITPTSNTQLAVSGSSVQAGGNLFVQASGMSTGPGNNLRTTYTLLNGTNPNATLSGQFANVWVRGLAAGEVYDLTYVSDPQILISVYPDAYFHNMAQTANEREVGTVLDSTVPSATGSLYNQLNSLYQLPAGQLAAAMNQIDGEIYADAPGILYNAVSDTWAPVYARMGLSATQGGQSPANAPHLWMSGVGNFGGVSGNGNADGYSQRAGGFLVGADNKVFDGLNLGLTAGYVNAGANRNNTGSALSAQMWQVGGYADMNVGDNGHIGLLLGYTQGPVDFSNPSAIGTAAGQTFARIISAEARGSWTVDFGNGHSLTPIISLQTVYDQLGGFTESGLGALSLNVPSQNATMVAARFQTRYDYNWRAWGLDWTASTAIGVREMMNQPDPNLYLNYNGIGGQNFTVKGVQNNSSIGSGLVNAGITTHLNNALNLEIGYRGTYSGSTAINAFQGNVVWKFDEEIKTPSFDSETSAPDSGSKQSADKKAAAGEEDKGRDKLDIRTPGPDMANYPNSAYTLPQGGLYMEITPFNYTPDYATNPATYSSGYFFRYGLLDRVELRLYSNGLEAQGNGSALIGFAPLTFDTKIHIWDEWRQYYIPALGFEAAVQTTWLGSPGLTNGTEPSFSFNFDQSLPWDIDLEYNIGAARYQDPLDLSQEYWDVTFQWALQRDIVEDLAVFINGWYGSSTLPRVSRYTTKTQTVNKPVTVCDSNHRTDTLSNCVAKNTVITQTVSTRVAQNNVSELPNIVGAGMIWTVTDNLALYFNAGAGTNASSPTYNVYTGFAWTP comes from the coding sequence GTGATCGCCCTGCTGTGCTGCGGCTTAAGTCTGTCGTCATCCGGCAATGACGGCAGCGTCTGCGGAAATCAAATCTCGTCGCCCTTTGCAGGCGGTTGCATCGCCGGCGGCACGCTGGTTTTCGACAGATCCAATACCGTCAACGGCGCTGTGGATATCGGCTCCTCCGGCGCTACCGTGAATAGCGGCGCAGCCGGCTATGTGGACACCATCAACGGCAGCGGCGGCCTGACATTTAAGGGAGCGGGAACAACCGTTCTTTCCGGCAACAGCGTCAGCATCGGATCGTTACAGGTCGACTCCGGCAGCACACTGATACTCGAAGGCTCCAAGATGCAAATGGCCACAGCCTATGCAAACAATGCCGGCATCCTGGCGCTGGGCGCAAATACCACGCTGAGCATCGCCAACGGACTGGCCAACAGCGGCAGTCTCTATGGCGCGGGCATACTGAACGGCAATCTGAACAACAGCGGCACCGTGTCGGCCGGTTCTTCGGCCATTGCGCTCAGTCTTGGCGACATCAGAACACCCGCCGCTACCAGCTTTGTTCAATCTTCCGCTGCTGTCCCGATCGGCAGCGCCGCCACTGTCAGCAGCACGACGACGCTCAACGGCAACCTCGCGCAAACATCGAACGGCACCCTGGCCTTCGGCATCACCCCCACCAGCAATACCCAGCTCGCCGTCAGCGGCTCCAGCGTACAGGCGGGCGGTAATCTGTTCGTGCAGGCGAGCGGCATGTCGACCGGCCCCGGCAACAATCTGCGCACCACCTACACCCTGTTGAACGGCACCAACCCCAACGCCACCCTGTCGGGACAATTCGCCAATGTATGGGTCAGGGGACTGGCCGCCGGCGAAGTATACGATCTGACTTACGTCAGCGACCCGCAAATCCTGATCTCGGTCTATCCTGACGCCTATTTCCACAACATGGCGCAGACCGCCAACGAACGCGAGGTCGGAACCGTGCTGGACAGCACGGTTCCGAGCGCCACCGGCAGTCTTTATAACCAGTTGAACAGCCTGTACCAGCTCCCTGCCGGCCAGCTTGCCGCGGCAATGAATCAGATCGACGGCGAAATCTACGCCGACGCGCCGGGCATACTTTACAACGCCGTCTCCGACACCTGGGCTCCGGTCTATGCGCGCATGGGCCTGAGCGCGACCCAGGGCGGCCAGTCGCCGGCCAACGCGCCGCATCTATGGATGAGCGGTGTAGGCAATTTCGGCGGCGTCAGCGGCAACGGCAACGCCGACGGATACAGCCAGCGCGCCGGAGGGTTTCTGGTGGGCGCCGACAACAAGGTCTTTGACGGACTGAATCTGGGTTTGACCGCGGGCTATGTCAATGCCGGCGCCAACCGCAACAATACCGGCAGCGCCCTGTCCGCGCAGATGTGGCAAGTCGGCGGCTACGCCGACATGAACGTGGGAGATAACGGTCATATCGGCCTGCTGCTCGGCTATACCCAGGGGCCGGTGGACTTCAGCAACCCTTCCGCGATAGGCACCGCCGCCGGGCAAACCTTCGCGCGCATTATCAGCGCCGAGGCGCGCGGTTCCTGGACCGTTGATTTCGGCAACGGCCACAGCCTGACGCCAATCATCTCATTGCAAACGGTGTACGACCAGCTCGGTGGATTTACCGAATCAGGCCTGGGCGCGCTGAGTCTGAATGTCCCCAGCCAGAACGCCACCATGGTCGCCGCGCGTTTCCAGACCCGCTACGACTATAACTGGCGGGCATGGGGCCTGGACTGGACCGCCAGCACCGCCATAGGCGTGCGCGAAATGATGAACCAGCCCGACCCCAACCTGTATCTCAACTATAACGGCATCGGCGGACAAAATTTCACCGTGAAAGGGGTTCAGAACAACAGCAGCATCGGCTCGGGACTGGTCAATGCCGGCATCACCACCCACCTGAACAACGCCCTGAACCTGGAAATCGGCTATCGCGGCACCTATAGCGGAAGCACCGCCATCAACGCCTTTCAGGGCAATGTGGTCTGGAAGTTCGATGAAGAGATAAAAACCCCGTCATTCGATTCGGAAACCAGCGCGCCGGATTCCGGAAGCAAACAATCTGCGGATAAAAAGGCAGCGGCAGGCGAAGAAGACAAGGGCAGGGACAAACTGGATATACGCACTCCCGGCCCCGATATGGCCAACTATCCGAACAGCGCCTATACGCTGCCGCAAGGTGGACTGTACATGGAAATAACGCCGTTTAATTACACTCCGGATTATGCGACCAATCCGGCGACCTACTCATCAGGATATTTTTTCCGCTATGGCCTGCTCGACCGCGTGGAGTTACGGCTTTACTCCAACGGACTCGAAGCGCAAGGCAACGGCAGCGCACTCATCGGCTTTGCGCCGCTGACTTTCGATACCAAAATACATATATGGGACGAATGGAGGCAATACTACATTCCCGCGCTGGGCTTCGAAGCGGCGGTTCAAACCACCTGGCTGGGATCGCCCGGGTTGACCAACGGCACCGAACCCAGCTTTTCCTTCAATTTCGACCAGAGCCTGCCCTGGGATATCGACCTGGAGTACAACATCGGCGCCGCACGCTATCAGGATCCGCTGGATCTTAGCCAGGAATATTGGGACGTTACCTTTCAATGGGCGTTGCAGCGAGATATTGTCGAAGATTTGGCCGTGTTTATTAACGGCTGGTATGGCAGCTCAACATTGCCTCGCGTTTCGAGATACACCACAAAAACCCAGACCGTAAACAAACCCGTGACCGTTTGCGACAGCAATCACCGGACGGATACTCTTTCGAACTGTGTGGCAAAGAACACGGTAATCACTCAGACCGTATCCACACGAGTGGCGCAAAACAATGTCAGCGAACTGCCCAACATCGTCGGCGCGGGCATGATCTGGACGGTCACCGACAATCTTGCGCTGTATTTCAATGCCGGAGCGGGCACCAACGCCAGCAGTCCGACTTATAACGTTTACACGGGCTTTGCCTGGACGCCGTAA
- a CDS encoding glutaredoxin family protein: MLALYTTAGCHLCEQAEALLQQASGEKLLVWQSIEIAEQDELLERYGVRIPVLSDSASGDELGWPFSDQELIGFLDKRIV, translated from the coding sequence GTGCTTGCGCTTTATACCACCGCCGGTTGTCACCTGTGCGAACAGGCTGAAGCGTTGCTGCAGCAGGCGTCCGGCGAAAAGCTGCTGGTTTGGCAAAGTATCGAAATAGCCGAACAGGACGAGTTGCTTGAGCGTTACGGGGTGCGTATTCCCGTGCTGAGCGATAGCGCATCCGGAGATGAACTGGGCTGGCCTTTTAGTGATCAGGAACTGATTGGCTTTCTGGATAAGCGCATTGTGTAG
- a CDS encoding class II fumarate hydratase encodes MSDDYRIEKDSMGGLKVPADALYAAQTQRAVENFPVSGIPLPADFIHAVALIKRCAAQVNQDLGLLEPGLAAAIAVAADEILAGKHAGQFPLDVFQTGSGTSTNMNVNEVIATLASRAGGLPVSANDHVNMGQSSNDTIPSAIHVSAAIAAHRQLIPALQHLHSVLQARAAALRSVVKTGRTHLMDAMPVSLGQEIDGWATQIANAIERLQASLPRIYRLAQGGTAVGTGINADPRFAAQIARKLAEATGIPFEPNSSFFESLSAQDAAVELSGQCRTLAVGLMKIANDLRWMNSGPLAGLGEIELAALQPGSSIMPGKVNPVIPEAVCMVAAQVMGNDATIAIAGQSGNFQLNVMLPLIAYNLLQSLSLLANATRLLADKGIADFKVCGDKIDQALALNPILVTALNPIIGYAKAAEIAKAAYKTRRPVIDVAVELTDIPRDELKRLMDPVKLTGGGIQRV; translated from the coding sequence ATGAGCGACGACTATCGTATTGAAAAAGACAGCATGGGCGGGCTGAAAGTGCCTGCCGATGCTCTGTATGCCGCGCAAACCCAGCGCGCCGTGGAAAATTTTCCGGTCAGCGGTATTCCTCTGCCCGCTGACTTCATCCATGCCGTTGCATTGATCAAGCGCTGTGCGGCTCAGGTCAATCAGGATCTTGGCCTGCTGGAGCCCGGTTTGGCTGCGGCGATAGCCGTCGCAGCCGATGAAATCCTGGCCGGTAAGCATGCCGGTCAGTTCCCGCTGGACGTATTCCAGACCGGCTCAGGCACCAGCACCAACATGAATGTCAACGAGGTGATTGCGACGCTGGCGTCGCGCGCCGGCGGCCTGCCGGTCAGCGCCAACGATCATGTCAACATGGGGCAGAGCAGCAACGACACCATTCCGAGCGCTATCCATGTCAGCGCCGCCATTGCCGCGCACCGGCAGTTGATTCCGGCGCTGCAGCATCTGCATTCGGTGTTGCAGGCGCGCGCCGCTGCATTGCGGTCTGTCGTTAAAACCGGGCGTACGCATTTGATGGATGCGATGCCGGTCAGTCTGGGGCAGGAGATTGATGGCTGGGCGACACAGATAGCCAATGCGATAGAACGCCTGCAGGCCAGTTTGCCGCGCATTTACCGTTTGGCGCAAGGTGGAACCGCCGTTGGAACCGGTATCAACGCCGATCCGCGTTTCGCCGCGCAGATCGCCCGCAAGCTCGCCGAAGCAACCGGCATTCCGTTCGAGCCGAACAGTAGTTTTTTTGAAAGCCTGAGCGCGCAGGATGCGGCTGTCGAGCTGTCGGGGCAGTGCCGCACGCTGGCTGTCGGTTTGATGAAAATCGCCAACGACCTGCGCTGGATGAATTCGGGGCCGCTTGCCGGCTTGGGAGAAATCGAGCTGGCGGCGCTGCAGCCCGGCTCCAGCATTATGCCGGGCAAGGTCAATCCGGTGATACCTGAAGCAGTCTGCATGGTCGCGGCGCAGGTAATGGGCAACGATGCCACCATCGCCATCGCCGGGCAGTCAGGCAATTTTCAGCTTAATGTCATGTTGCCGCTGATCGCTTACAACCTGTTGCAAAGCTTGAGCCTGTTGGCAAACGCTACGCGGCTGCTTGCGGACAAGGGCATCGCCGATTTCAAGGTCTGCGGGGACAAAATCGATCAGGCCCTGGCGCTGAATCCGATACTGGTAACCGCGCTGAATCCTATCATCGGTTATGCAAAAGCGGCTGAGATCGCCAAGGCCGCTTATAAAACCCGCCGGCCGGTGATTGATGTGGCCGTGGAACTGACCGATATTCCCAGAGATGAGCTCAAGCGGCTTATGGACCCCGTCAAGTTGACGGGCGGTGGAATACAGCGCGTTTGA